Part of the Deinococcus grandis genome, GCCGTGGGGGAGAGTGCCGGATAACCTCAGCATGAGGTGCCGGATAACTCCAGCGGCGACTGCCGGATTAGCCAGCATACGCATGGGGTTGAGTCCTGCCGAGTTCGACCAGCTGCTGATTGAACTGGAGCCCTTGTGGGAACGGAGTCATCACCGCTCCCTTGCCCGCGCCGGACGGGTCCGGCGCATCGGAGCGGGCAACACCTTCAAGCTCGACCTCAGCCAGCGACTGCTGGTCACGCTGCATCTATCTGCGACAGTACTTCACCATGCACGTTCTGGGCATCCTGTTCGATCTGGACGCGGCGAACATCTGCCGGAACATCCACGCCCTGCTGCCGGTCCTGGAGCAGGCGTTGCCTGCTCCCCTCCGTCCCCGGACGCTCCAGGCCGAGCCGGATAACGCTCCTGGAGGGGTGAGCAGGTAGAACCACAGGACAGCGTGGAGTGATGAGCAACGAGATCGGGAAGATGGAGTGGTCTGCAGCCAACTCCCTCTTCCCGACGCACTGATGATACGCCCCGATGCCCGTATTGGCCTGACTACACGATTGGCAAAAAATTGTACGCTAAGCGAAAAGCCTTCACTCAGTCGGTGTTTTTCGCTTAAGGGGAATGCGATGTCTCGAACTTACGTGACTCTCCTGCTGGGGAGTTCGCTCCTGCTCATCACGACGTCCTGTCAGGACCGGCGGTCACATCAATTGAAACGGCTGACAGCTGCAGAAGCCATTCAGGTGTGCCAGAACGGCCTGCAACAGATGCTGGAGAAGGACAGCGTGGAGTACGGGGCGATTCAAGCCAGTGTGCTGGGGCAACCCCAAGTCTCGGGGCAGGATTGGTCCATAGATTTTGCGTTGGTCCCAGGTCGCCCGAAACGATACATGCAGTGCGTCGCCAAATTCGGCGGGGGTGTCTCCATCACCCTCAAAAACGCACTCCAGTAATGGGCTTGACCTTTACCCAGTCGAGTTTTTTCTATCGTTCACCCGGTGACTGATGTCCATCACGGTGTTTTTGCTCAGATGAAGTTCCGCTGCGATCGCCCGATAGGACTTGCCCTCTCGTTTCAGCGCCATGACCCGAGTTTCGTAGCGGTCCGCTTTCACTCGCTGTCCTTTCTGGCGCCCGAACTTCACGCCTCGTTCCTGCGCCGCCGCGATTCCTGAACGGATGCGTTCCCGCAGGAGGTCGCGTTCAAACTCCGCCAGCGCGGACATCAAGGACGCGAACAGTTTGCCCTGGGGCGAACGGAGGTCGAACTGCAAGCCGGTCTGCGCCACGAGACTGACCCCGTACGTTTCCAACTCCTGCAGCGTGTGCAGGAGGTCGGTCGTCGACCGACCCCACCGGGTCAATTCCGTGACCAACACCGCTTCAATCCGGCGGTCACGCGCGAGTTGGATGACCTTCGTCCGCTCACTCCGTGCAGTGACCGTTCCGGAGGCCGTCTCCGTGAAGACGGCCACCACTTTGAATCCCCCTCGCTCGGCGAACGCCTGAAGGTCACGCGCCTGGCGCTCGCAGGATTGATCGCCAGTCGAGACCCGGCAGTACAGGGCGGCACTCCGCAGCTGTCCCATTTGAACCCTCCTCATTTCAGAGGTGAAAAACGTCGTGTCGGTCACGCGCAGAAGGTGTCCCACTGAAGGTATACCTTCAGTGGGACAATGCCCCCCAGTCGAATTCGCCCCGCGCTGCTCACCCCGGCCCAGCGCCTGCAATTCACCGCGTTCCCGGACCTCACGGAGCACCTGATCGCGCGGTACTACACCCTAACCGACGAGGAACTGACCTGGGTGCTGGACCGCCGGCGTGACGCCAACCGACTCGGCTTCGCGGTACAACTCACGGTGCTCAAGCACCTGGGACGGGGCCTGGACGTCGGTGAAATACCCCCTGAGGCCGTGCTGGCCTGTCTGGGCGAACAGCTGAACATCGATCCGGCCAAATTTGACGTGTATGCCCGCCGGGACGCCACCCGGCGGGAGCATTTCGGCGAACTCTGCGACCAGCTGGGGTACCGGGCACTGTCGGTCGACCTCAACCGGGCGCTGCGCGCCTGGTTGATCCCCATGGCGGTCGCGACCCCGCAACCCTTTGCCCTGATGAGCGCCCTGCTGGACGAACTCCGCCGCCGGAAGATTCTCGTGCCGAGAATCAGCGTCCTGGAGCGCATCGTGACCCAGGCCCGCACCCAGGCGGAGCAGGCCGTGCACCACCTCCTGGGAGAGATCGTCGCGGGGCACGAAGACGCGCTGGACGCGCTGCTGCAGGTTCCGCAGGATCATGCGATGGCGCCCTACACGCGCCTCAAACAGTGGCCCAGTCAGGCCAAACCCTCGAACTTCCTGAAGTTGATCGAGCGGCTTCACTTCGTCCGCCAGTTCCCCGTGAATGACGGGCGACTCGCAGCACTCCCGGAAAGTCGCCTGAGCGGGCTGGCGGCGGAAGGGAAACGGCTCAGTGCCGCGAGTCTGGCCGAATACGCGCCGGCCAAACGGCGAGCCGTGATCTTCGCGCGTCTGGTCGATGTGGCCCAGACCCTGACGGACGACCTGCTGGACATGCACGACCGGCTGATGCTGACGTACCTGCGGGAGAGCGAGCGGGCCAGCATGCAGGAATACCAGGCGAGTGGGCAGGCGCTCGTGGAGCGCCTGCAGACCTTCGAACAGGTCTGCGCCGCCCTGGTCCATGCGCGCACCGAACACCTCGATCCGTATCAGGCCGTCGAACGCGTGCTGCCGTGGGGCCAGCTGGTCGCCTCGGTGAATGACCATGACGCGGCACAACATCTGCGGCAACTGGATCCCCTGCAGCATCTGGCACGGTCGTTTCAGAGGGTCATACGGACTCCGGTTGAAAGGTTTGCAAAATCTTTCAACCCGAGCGGATGCGAGAACGAGCAAAGCGGGTTCCGGACGTGGAGCTGGCAATCCGGTGAAGTTCCGGATTGTCAGCGAAACAAACGGAATCCGTATCAGAACGTATGCCGGCCGTCTGCTGGAGGCGCTGGAGTTCCGGGCGACGCCGTCCGCGACGCCGCTCCTGCGGGCCATCGACGCGCTGAAAACGATGTACAGGGACGGGAAGCGAACGCTTCCCGACGCGGTCCCACTGCGATTTGTGCGGCCCAGATGGGCCGCCTTCGTGATGGACGACCGGAAGATCAACCGCCCGTACTACGAACTGTGCGTCCTGGACGAGCTGCGCCTGACGCTCCGAGCCGGAGACATCTGGGTGGATGGCAGTCGGAAGTACCGTGATCTGGAGGAGTACCTGCTGCCCCAGGACGTCTGGCAGGACAAACTGGCTGAACTGTCGCTGGGGTTGCCCGAGACCTTCGACGCCTACTGGCAGGAGCGAGGAGCACGGCTGCGCGAGACCCTGGAAGACGTCAGCACGGGCCTCTCCAGAAAGGAACTGGTTGACGTCTCTGCCACGCGGGGCCGAATCAAGGTCACACCACAGAAGAAACTGGTTCCACCGCAGGTGGAACCACTCGCCCGGCAGCTCGCGGCCCGCATCCCACGCGTCAAAATTACCGATCTCGTTCAGCAGGTGGCCGCCTGGACTGGCTGCGCGGACTGTTTCACGGATCTGCGCTCCGGCAGCACCGTGCAGAAGCGCCACCACCTGCTCACCGCCCTGCTGGCCGAGGGGCTCAACTTGGGCATGACCAAGATGGCCGAAGCCGTGACCGACCCCGACATCACCGCCCGGCGGCTGATGTACCTGGGGGACTGGTACCTGCGCGACGAGACCTATACAGCGGCGCTGGCCGAAGTAGTGAACTTCCAGAACACGCAGCCGCTGGCGGCCTACTGGGGCGAC contains:
- a CDS encoding DUF4158 domain-containing protein, producing MPPSRIRPALLTPAQRLQFTAFPDLTEHLIARYYTLTDEELTWVLDRRRDANRLGFAVQLTVLKHLGRGLDVGEIPPEAVLACLGEQLNIDPAKFDVYARRDATRREHFGELCDQLGYRALSVDLNRALRAWLIPMAVATPQPFALMSALLDELRRRKILVPRISVLERIVTQARTQAEQAVHHLLGEIVAGHEDALDALLQVPQDHAMAPYTRLKQWPSQAKPSNFLKLIERLHFVRQFPVNDGRLAALPESRLSGLAAEGKRLSAASLAEYAPAKRRAVIFARLVDVAQTLTDDLLDMHDRLMLTYLRESERASMQEYQASGQALVERLQTFEQVCAALVHARTEHLDPYQAVERVLPWGQLVASVNDHDAAQHLRQLDPLQHLARSFQRVIRTPVERFAKSFNPSGCENEQSGFRTWSWQSGEVPDCQRNKRNPYQNVCRPSAGGAGVPGDAVRDAAPAGHRRAENDVQGREANASRRGPTAICAAQMGRLRDGRPEDQPPVLRTVRPGRAAPDAPSRRHLGGWQSEVP
- a CDS encoding recombinase family protein — protein: MTDTTFFTSEMRRVQMGQLRSAALYCRVSTGDQSCERQARDLQAFAERGGFKVVAVFTETASGTVTARSERTKVIQLARDRRIEAVLVTELTRWGRSTTDLLHTLQELETYGVSLVAQTGLQFDLRSPQGKLFASLMSALAEFERDLLRERIRSGIAAAQERGVKFGRQKGQRVKADRYETRVMALKREGKSYRAIAAELHLSKNTVMDISHRVNDRKNSTG
- a CDS encoding Tn3 family transposase, which codes for MDDRKINRPYYELCVLDELRLTLRAGDIWVDGSRKYRDLEEYLLPQDVWQDKLAELSLGLPETFDAYWQERGARLRETLEDVSTGLSRKELVDVSATRGRIKVTPQKKLVPPQVEPLARQLAARIPRVKITDLVQQVAAWTGCADCFTDLRSGSTVQKRHHLLTALLAEGLNLGMTKMAEAVTDPDITARRLMYLGDWYLRDETYTAALAEVVNFQNTQPLAAYWGDGTTSSSDGQRFPVGGHGRKFGHLNAKYGREPGILFYTHVSDQYAPFHTKAITANVRDALLSSAD